The following are encoded together in the Culex pipiens pallens isolate TS chromosome 1, TS_CPP_V2, whole genome shotgun sequence genome:
- the LOC120413336 gene encoding UPF0729 protein CG18508 — translation MVCVPCFIIPVLLYLWHKFIQPIVLRYWNPWEKKDKDGNVIKAGPEFPFQCKGGVCPFPGKSNKVQQEGGTTGEEVPAAAAAAVAETSADGETKKSL, via the coding sequence ATGGTTTGCGTGCCTTGCTTCATCATTCCGGTTCTGCTGTACCTGTGGCACAAGTTTATTCAGCCGATTGTCCTGCGCTACTGGAACCCGTGGGAGAAAAAGGACAAGGACGGAAACGTAATCAAGGCCGGACCGGAGTTCCCGTTCCAGTGCAAGGGCGGTGTTTGTCCGTTCCCCGGCAAGAGCAACAAGGTTCAGCAGGAAGGAGGTACGACAGGAGAAGAAGTTCCAGCTGCGGCGGCAGCAGCTGTGGCAGAAACATCAGCTGATGGGGAAACCAAAAAGAGTCTGTGA